Part of the Novosphingobium sp. ZN18A2 genome, CGCCCCCGTCGCCTATAGGGATGTAGCGCCTGCTGCAATATCCTTGGCCAACAGATTGCGATTTGCCGGCCGGGAGAATGCCCGTTGCGGAAGGTTTGCTGCGTTGCGCTGTCGCCCTTCGTCGGCAATGCGCGCGATTGAGTGGCCCGGTGCGCCGGTGCCGCCACGCCCCTGACGGCGCGCCTTTCGCCAGACCGCCTCTGAAAGGAAACGAGTGGAGACCGTGCGTCGGTGCCGGCGCTGGACACATACCAACCGGTTGGTATGTTGCGGCCATGATTCCGAATCGCCCCTTCCGTTCCCCTCCGCAAAACGCGCGCGGCAAGCTGCTCGAAGCAGGAATAAAGCTGGTGCGCGCAAACGGGTTCGCCGCGACGTCGGTCGATCAGCTGTGCACCGATGCGGGGGTTACCAAGGGCGCGTTCTTCCACCATTTCCCCAGCAAGGAAGCACTGGGCGTGGCCCTGGCGGACTATTGGTCCGAAAGCACCGGGGCCTTCTTCGCCGATGCGCCGTTCCACGCGCTGCCCGATCCGGTCGACCGCGTGCTTGGCTATATCGACTTGCGCATCGCCTTGCTGGACGGCCCGCCAGAGGCGTTTTCGTGCGTTGCCGGAACGATGGTGCAAGAGGCGTTCGGGTCCAGCGACGCAATCCGTATCGCCTGCGAAGCCAGCATCCTGGGCAATGCCCGCGCGCTGGAAGACGATATCGCGGCGGCGCTTGCCGCGCGAGGCGTGGAGGGCGTTACCGCGTCCAGCCTGGCGCAGTTCGT contains:
- a CDS encoding TetR/AcrR family transcriptional regulator; this encodes MIPNRPFRSPPQNARGKLLEAGIKLVRANGFAATSVDQLCTDAGVTKGAFFHHFPSKEALGVALADYWSESTGAFFADAPFHALPDPVDRVLGYIDLRIALLDGPPEAFSCVAGTMVQEAFGSSDAIRIACEASILGNARALEDDIAAALAARGVEGVTASSLAQFVQVVIQGAFVLAKSRGERIAADVAREQLGHLRRYFEMLFKQETSDADES